One stretch of Legionella birminghamensis DNA includes these proteins:
- a CDS encoding tyrosine-type recombinase/integrase, protein MKKKLLPLFDSLDQLGKNQDHVILPSPDCYADFMHTLNFLRSYCGSLGTFNSYRREAERLLQWCWLVRHCSLKELKREDIEAFIRFCQHPPLNWISVKKVPRFIEKEGKRQPNEAWRPFVATISKAARKQGQAVSIEQFSLSQGAIQEIFAILSTLFNFLIAEEYMVSNPVALIRQKSKFIRKRQQNAPVRRLSLLQWQAVLDAAETLAAEDPEKHERTRFILSMLFGMYLRISELAASERWIPSMNDFSRDSNGFWWFTTIGKGNKERQIAVSDAMLDSLSRWRRFLGLSNLPTAADNSPLIPKIRGNGPMTDTAPLRRLVQTCFDLAAEQLRRENFIEEADALSTATVHWLRHTGISEDVKIRPREHVRDDAGHSSSATTDRYIDIEKAERYRSAKKKLIEPCD, encoded by the coding sequence ATGAAGAAAAAATTGCTGCCGCTCTTCGATAGCCTGGATCAGCTGGGAAAAAATCAAGATCATGTCATTCTGCCCTCTCCCGATTGCTATGCCGACTTTATGCATACCCTGAATTTTCTAAGAAGCTACTGTGGCAGTCTTGGGACGTTTAACAGTTACCGCCGGGAAGCAGAACGCCTTCTGCAATGGTGCTGGTTAGTCAGACACTGCAGTTTAAAGGAATTAAAGCGAGAGGATATTGAAGCATTTATCCGATTTTGCCAGCATCCGCCGCTGAACTGGATTAGTGTAAAAAAGGTGCCTCGTTTTATTGAAAAAGAAGGCAAGCGCCAGCCCAATGAAGCCTGGCGGCCTTTTGTAGCGACTATCAGTAAAGCAGCCCGCAAACAGGGACAAGCGGTTTCAATTGAGCAATTCTCCCTCTCCCAGGGAGCAATTCAGGAAATATTTGCAATTCTAAGCACCTTGTTCAATTTTCTGATCGCTGAAGAATATATGGTTTCAAATCCAGTTGCGCTAATCCGGCAGAAAAGTAAATTTATTCGCAAAAGACAGCAGAATGCGCCTGTAAGAAGGCTTAGCCTGCTGCAATGGCAGGCAGTATTGGACGCAGCAGAAACATTAGCCGCTGAAGATCCGGAAAAGCACGAACGTACCCGTTTCATTCTGAGTATGCTGTTTGGCATGTATCTACGTATTTCAGAGCTGGCTGCCAGCGAGCGCTGGATTCCCAGCATGAATGATTTTTCAAGAGACAGTAATGGCTTCTGGTGGTTTACTACGATTGGCAAGGGCAATAAGGAGCGCCAAATCGCTGTCAGCGATGCCATGCTTGATAGCCTAAGCCGCTGGCGTCGATTTCTGGGCCTGTCCAATCTGCCTACGGCAGCTGACAACAGCCCTCTGATTCCTAAAATTCGTGGAAATGGCCCAATGACTGACACAGCCCCTCTTCGCCGCCTGGTGCAGACCTGTTTTGATTTGGCGGCTGAGCAGCTGCGCCGCGAAAATTTTATTGAAGAAGCCGATGCACTGAGCACTGCTACAGTGCACTGGCTGAGGCACACCGGGATTTCAGAGGACGTCAAAATTCGTCCGAGAGAACATGTGCGCGATGATGCCGGCCATAGTTCAAGCGCTACGACTGATCGCTATATCGATATTGAGAAAGCGGAGCGCTATCGTTCGGCGAAAAAGAAACTCATTGAGCCCTGTGATTAA
- a CDS encoding PAAR-like domain-containing protein, producing MTMACMWGGSVTTLGNTDVCVVPPEEPTPFPNIATWVNSVLFVPNILIDMAPSCNILTYIWTSNGDEPGKLGGVKSKTTQGIFQPLTGLPNVLLDGLPACNVGDTTGTANTGNTESVYSVPSQVNVVGVMA from the coding sequence ATGACCATGGCATGTATGTGGGGGGGCTCGGTAACAACCCTGGGAAACACCGATGTTTGCGTGGTTCCTCCTGAAGAGCCAACACCGTTTCCCAATATTGCTACCTGGGTTAACAGCGTGCTTTTTGTCCCCAATATATTAATCGATATGGCACCTAGCTGTAACATCCTTACCTATATCTGGACTTCCAATGGTGATGAGCCGGGGAAGTTGGGGGGAGTGAAGTCGAAAACAACTCAGGGTATATTCCAGCCGCTGACAGGCTTGCCCAATGTATTACTCGATGGCTTACCTGCCTGCAATGTGGGAGATACTACTGGTACTGCAAATACAGGTAATACAGAATCAGTTTACTCAGTGCCCTCTCAAGTAAATGTTGTGGGTGTAATGGCCTAA
- a CDS encoding DUF3540 domain-containing protein: protein MLKESEILGVAGTGGIYPAAVKFIEGGHFHLKFSFLNSIVKAKQAFSCLFEPLVDDEVMAYLGDEEVYILAILNRKNNCRSSISLQQPIEIKAPLIALNATELTLNADQSRFHLQHSKFEGNECSFHFHRLKFFAKTIEEICDTFNLQAIRLFQWVEDLEHQVLGRLRSIIKKNYRVDCGELSLIAEDDAKIKAKQIHLG, encoded by the coding sequence ATGTTAAAAGAAAGTGAAATTCTGGGAGTGGCCGGTACAGGGGGCATTTACCCTGCGGCTGTAAAATTCATCGAGGGTGGGCATTTCCATTTAAAGTTTTCCTTCCTCAATTCTATTGTCAAAGCAAAACAGGCGTTTTCCTGTTTATTTGAGCCATTGGTTGATGATGAAGTAATGGCCTATCTGGGGGACGAGGAAGTTTATATTCTTGCCATTTTAAATAGAAAGAATAATTGCAGATCAAGCATCAGCCTGCAACAACCGATTGAAATCAAGGCACCGTTAATCGCCCTGAATGCCACCGAGTTGACACTAAATGCCGATCAATCCCGTTTTCATTTGCAGCACAGCAAATTTGAAGGAAATGAATGCAGTTTCCATTTTCATCGCTTGAAGTTTTTCGCTAAAACAATTGAGGAAATCTGTGATACATTCAATTTACAGGCGATTCGTCTTTTCCAATGGGTAGAGGATTTGGAGCATCAGGTACTGGGGCGTTTGCGAAGCATTATAAAAAAGAATTACCGGGTAGATTGCGGTGAGCTAAGCTTGATTGCTGAAGACGATGCAAAAATAAAAGCAAAACAAATTCATCTTGGGTGA
- a CDS encoding pentapeptide repeat-containing protein, with amino-acid sequence MDLAAIKKALSERKTIEAQLFDGLLFTGLDSLRPIFLNCQFKNCVFRNLKFLAAVFEHCSFDNVSFEKLEMTVNTFTHCSFNKVGIIHSNWKNTTFNQSKINGLTISDSIIAQSDFKGLQLVNCHFANSDFRQSNFSKCHLLAMQMQNIQWSRSTATEALFDRGSFLKVDMTACNLTGAELQGAEFKQCIFFHCSLMKATIDKAAILEPIDIRHLNCFQATIRQLSLEKMDLTASVFQETKLTAIDFSDSQLNTVNFMGAVIDDCIFNDCDLKKSTFDSAIIKDTDFENTCLDSTNFDHSELKNCRFSGADMNGASLHAVKEYQVNWNIKSGEYMKKTNPDLLKAEQWDAETA; translated from the coding sequence ATGGATCTTGCGGCAATAAAAAAGGCGTTATCGGAACGCAAAACGATTGAAGCGCAATTGTTTGATGGTCTTTTGTTCACTGGTTTGGATAGTTTACGGCCTATATTTCTAAACTGCCAATTTAAAAACTGTGTTTTTCGAAATTTAAAATTTCTTGCCGCCGTTTTCGAACATTGCAGCTTCGACAATGTTTCTTTCGAGAAGCTTGAAATGACAGTCAATACATTTACTCACTGCTCATTCAACAAGGTGGGTATTATTCATTCCAATTGGAAAAATACTACATTCAATCAAAGCAAAATCAATGGATTAACGATTAGTGACAGCATTATTGCGCAGAGTGATTTCAAAGGTCTCCAATTAGTTAATTGTCATTTTGCTAATAGTGATTTTAGACAGAGTAACTTTTCAAAATGCCATTTACTGGCGATGCAAATGCAAAATATCCAATGGTCGCGCTCAACTGCGACAGAAGCATTGTTTGACCGTGGAAGTTTTCTAAAAGTGGATATGACCGCTTGCAACCTGACTGGCGCAGAACTTCAGGGCGCAGAATTCAAGCAATGTATTTTTTTTCACTGCTCACTAATGAAAGCCACTATTGATAAAGCCGCTATTTTAGAACCGATTGATATTCGCCATCTAAATTGCTTTCAGGCAACAATCAGGCAGCTGTCATTGGAAAAAATGGACCTGACAGCCTCAGTATTCCAGGAAACAAAACTAACAGCGATAGATTTCAGTGATTCCCAGTTAAATACTGTTAATTTCATGGGTGCTGTCATAGATGATTGCATTTTTAATGATTGCGATCTTAAAAAATCCACCTTCGATTCTGCGATTATCAAGGATACGGATTTCGAAAATACCTGCCTTGATTCTACAAATTTCGATCATAGCGAATTGAAAAACTGTCGTTTTTCCGGTGCTGATATGAATGGTGCTTCTTTACATGCTGTAAAAGAGTATCAGGTTAATTGGAACATCAAGTCGGGGGAATATATGAAAAAAACAAATCCGGATTTATTAAAAGCAGAACAGTGGGATGCAGAGACGGCTTAG
- a CDS encoding DUF2169 domain-containing protein, whose protein sequence is MKILRDASHTLIPVFYRHNNKDMLSVTLMAMFSFNQRKIFSSFQEFWTIAKKNFQDDEMLDFYLPKLRSEYFVKGSCYAYDPETRQSEVEIILADMEKKLLVFGERHWIIKGLVRQASKPAVFESMPLSYENAFGGKENPYNPQGKGDADSQKSGHDELPNIEIPNHLVTESSARPLPALLLPYPLDAKAFKSKLGTFDRDWYEKERPFYPKDIDWSYFNRALPDQQRDGFFSGDENFSIKNMHPGKKIINGSLPGMRMRCFYKHQDEQAKLEEIALQLDTVWLMPEYEKGILIWHGQIALSPAGKKPAFIHSAHEFLDTPKKPLEYYATRLKNPPIEILPPAPLHGVKSSAKLGVGTDLAEQLKKIRVQKEEDPDTAKLRIQLASLLNGLSPNAQIAVAKSFSSQMIEELKLNKAEPSSQATKQLFSNIAKYKEEIVKGDKPDSEKQKLLKEADLIEKRIRMLDATGKMAQYRLKAASPSTYTREDIIKAYQDKTDLKYENLSGLDLSGLDLSGIDLSGCNLSHCLLVETKFNHANLEQATLMNARLEKTTLVTANLSAALFRNCQFSQVEGKSANLSKAELLECQFEACDFSNAALVHAKISHSRFNQVQLVSAKAEAWAVTDCTFKACDLSKAAMKYSHIDRCFFEQVELSEADFTNSDCRHSQFEGLGINQLTAKLCVMKNCKLTNCLFDYCQMDSFELIQSHFEKSRFLHCQMEKISIAGTTIVNSRIAHSNLKNCRTNADTQISKTKFLNTELNNSALLGGQFDNISCLACNMENMQIMNSQWLNAEFVQCNGKRLRILDSEMKRIDFKKTNLFQGYFQNSRFIESEFDHCNLYAATFNTCTLMDTPKRHCLEQQSYYDEAET, encoded by the coding sequence ATGAAAATACTTCGTGATGCTTCTCATACACTTATCCCCGTTTTTTATCGTCATAATAACAAAGACATGCTATCTGTTACGCTTATGGCCATGTTTTCATTCAATCAACGCAAGATTTTTTCAAGCTTTCAGGAATTCTGGACTATCGCCAAAAAGAATTTCCAGGACGATGAAATGCTGGATTTTTACCTTCCAAAGTTAAGATCTGAATATTTTGTAAAAGGCAGCTGTTACGCCTATGATCCCGAAACAAGGCAATCAGAAGTAGAAATCATTCTCGCTGATATGGAAAAAAAGCTACTGGTGTTCGGCGAACGGCACTGGATAATTAAAGGCCTGGTCCGACAAGCCTCAAAACCTGCCGTATTTGAAAGCATGCCCTTGTCTTATGAAAATGCCTTCGGCGGCAAGGAGAATCCCTATAATCCACAGGGAAAAGGGGATGCTGATTCGCAAAAGTCCGGGCACGATGAGTTGCCCAATATTGAAATTCCCAACCACTTAGTTACAGAATCCTCAGCCAGACCGTTGCCAGCTTTGCTTTTGCCTTATCCTTTAGATGCGAAGGCGTTTAAATCCAAATTGGGGACTTTTGATCGTGACTGGTACGAAAAGGAACGTCCTTTTTATCCCAAAGATATCGATTGGTCTTATTTCAACCGTGCACTTCCCGATCAGCAACGCGATGGCTTTTTCAGTGGGGATGAAAATTTCAGCATTAAAAATATGCATCCGGGAAAAAAAATAATTAACGGCTCTCTGCCCGGTATGCGTATGCGATGCTTTTATAAACACCAGGATGAGCAGGCAAAACTGGAAGAAATAGCGCTTCAGCTGGATACAGTATGGTTGATGCCCGAATATGAGAAGGGAATTTTGATTTGGCATGGCCAGATTGCCTTAAGCCCTGCAGGAAAAAAACCAGCTTTTATACACAGTGCGCACGAATTTTTGGATACACCTAAAAAGCCTCTTGAGTATTATGCAACTCGCTTAAAAAATCCACCCATCGAAATACTCCCTCCAGCGCCTCTTCACGGCGTGAAAAGTTCCGCAAAACTAGGGGTAGGCACTGATCTGGCTGAACAATTGAAAAAAATACGCGTTCAGAAGGAGGAAGATCCGGATACAGCGAAACTTCGTATACAATTAGCGAGTCTACTGAATGGCTTGTCTCCCAATGCGCAAATCGCTGTAGCCAAATCCTTTTCCAGCCAAATGATAGAAGAGTTGAAGTTAAATAAGGCTGAACCCTCTTCGCAGGCGACCAAACAATTATTTAGCAATATTGCCAAATACAAAGAGGAGATTGTTAAAGGGGACAAGCCAGACTCGGAAAAACAGAAATTACTGAAAGAGGCCGACTTAATAGAAAAACGAATTCGCATGCTCGATGCAACCGGTAAAATGGCACAATACCGCCTGAAGGCAGCCAGCCCTTCAACTTACACCCGAGAGGATATTATTAAAGCGTATCAGGATAAAACTGATCTGAAATACGAGAATCTCTCAGGTCTCGATCTGTCTGGCCTGGATCTCTCTGGAATTGACCTGAGCGGTTGTAATTTAAGTCATTGCCTACTGGTTGAGACTAAATTCAACCATGCAAATCTCGAACAGGCAACCCTGATGAATGCCAGGCTTGAAAAAACGACTCTGGTAACGGCCAATTTGAGTGCTGCGCTTTTTAGAAACTGCCAATTCAGCCAAGTGGAAGGCAAGTCCGCAAATTTATCTAAAGCTGAGTTATTGGAATGCCAATTTGAAGCCTGTGACTTCTCAAACGCTGCTCTGGTTCATGCAAAGATCAGCCATTCCAGATTTAATCAGGTTCAATTGGTATCAGCAAAAGCTGAAGCCTGGGCTGTCACGGATTGTACATTTAAGGCTTGTGATTTGAGTAAAGCCGCAATGAAATATTCGCATATTGATCGCTGCTTTTTTGAACAGGTAGAACTTTCCGAGGCTGATTTCACTAATTCAGATTGCCGGCACAGCCAGTTTGAAGGCCTGGGCATCAATCAGTTAACCGCTAAGCTCTGCGTGATGAAAAACTGCAAACTGACTAATTGTCTGTTCGATTACTGTCAGATGGACTCTTTTGAGCTTATCCAGTCCCATTTTGAAAAAAGCCGGTTTTTACATTGCCAAATGGAGAAAATAAGCATAGCCGGCACCACCATAGTCAATAGCCGGATTGCCCATTCCAATCTCAAAAATTGCCGGACGAATGCGGATACCCAAATTAGCAAAACGAAATTCCTCAATACTGAGTTGAATAATTCAGCCTTGCTTGGCGGGCAGTTTGACAATATTTCCTGCCTGGCCTGTAACATGGAAAACATGCAAATTATGAATAGCCAGTGGCTGAATGCTGAATTTGTCCAGTGTAACGGCAAGCGGCTAAGGATCCTGGATAGTGAAATGAAAAGGATAGATTTTAAAAAAACCAATTTGTTTCAGGGCTATTTTCAAAATAGCCGTTTCATTGAATCCGAATTTGACCATTGCAATTTGTATGCTGCAACATTCAACACATGTACATTGATGGACACACCAAAACGGCATTGTCTTGAACAACAGAGTTATTATGATGAGGCGGAAACCTGA
- the tssA gene encoding type VI secretion system protein TssA: MLELDQIAKLVARPITESDPVGANCQDDDRYIRLRNEMQKLSRAGQSSGIDWNLVCNNSLYLLIEKSKDFQVACYLAYALFHQYQYPGLKVGSQVLAYLVEHYWESSHPQDRQHAKVNFLNWYASQCYNYIQYIKPVDNSKDIQQSIHDLSGIKNFLAGHELEHESFAGLIAALNEYLRQLDFKIPEPPKEEKQGKTAETAKQPVPQDDDLPLEQGFLILTRAARELIRADLTLPYPFYLNRLAAWGSISAAPVVEEGVTAIAAPDFFSVKRINTIQEGKDYLETLRVVEEVIPDEPFWLDLQILSIDMLKKLGEQYDKAFAVVKRELLQFLQRFPGIEKLKFSNGSAFLSEWAQDQLNELRTTSSMSFTDRMSHLSSAEQHQIDEIRNLGKTFSRRNIEQEIVQLEQINKQAVSERVRLTAYMAICEELLKAGNRAIIKPYLLFILEIIEKHQLGTWDSVLTLDALSLVYRGMKSIRNKISDDLFEQVLNMVARIDSKMVLELSKL, from the coding sequence ATGCTTGAACTTGATCAAATCGCCAAATTGGTAGCCAGGCCCATCACTGAGAGTGATCCAGTTGGGGCAAATTGCCAGGATGATGATAGATACATCCGCCTGCGTAATGAAATGCAGAAACTATCAAGGGCAGGCCAATCCAGTGGGATTGACTGGAATCTTGTTTGCAATAATTCGCTTTATCTGCTGATTGAAAAGTCTAAAGATTTCCAGGTTGCCTGCTATCTGGCTTATGCGCTTTTTCATCAATACCAGTACCCTGGATTAAAAGTTGGCAGCCAGGTTTTAGCTTACCTGGTTGAACATTATTGGGAAAGCTCGCATCCACAAGACCGGCAGCATGCAAAAGTAAATTTTCTTAATTGGTATGCTTCCCAGTGTTACAATTACATCCAATATATAAAGCCAGTAGATAATAGTAAGGATATACAACAATCAATTCATGACTTAAGCGGCATTAAGAATTTTTTGGCTGGACATGAATTGGAGCATGAATCCTTCGCTGGGCTAATTGCTGCATTAAATGAATATCTCCGGCAATTGGATTTCAAAATACCAGAACCTCCCAAAGAGGAAAAGCAGGGTAAAACTGCAGAAACTGCAAAGCAGCCAGTACCGCAGGATGACGATCTGCCTTTGGAACAAGGATTTCTGATACTGACCCGGGCTGCTCGTGAATTAATAAGGGCTGATTTGACGCTCCCATATCCCTTTTATTTGAATCGGCTTGCCGCCTGGGGAAGTATAAGCGCAGCTCCTGTAGTGGAAGAGGGAGTAACTGCTATTGCCGCTCCTGATTTCTTTAGCGTTAAAAGAATCAACACTATTCAGGAAGGCAAAGATTATCTCGAAACCCTGCGTGTTGTTGAAGAAGTCATTCCCGATGAACCATTTTGGCTCGATTTGCAAATACTGAGTATCGATATGCTAAAAAAACTGGGAGAACAATACGATAAGGCATTTGCTGTGGTCAAACGAGAACTCCTCCAATTTCTGCAACGCTTCCCCGGCATTGAAAAACTAAAATTCAGTAATGGCAGCGCGTTCTTAAGCGAGTGGGCACAGGATCAGCTGAATGAATTAAGAACAACGAGTTCGATGAGTTTTACTGATCGAATGAGCCATTTATCCTCTGCCGAACAGCATCAAATTGATGAGATTCGAAACCTGGGCAAAACCTTCAGCCGCAGAAACATCGAACAGGAAATTGTACAGCTTGAGCAAATTAACAAGCAGGCAGTCTCTGAGAGGGTGCGTCTAACTGCTTATATGGCCATTTGTGAAGAGCTGCTAAAGGCTGGCAACCGGGCGATTATCAAACCTTATCTATTGTTTATTCTGGAAATCATAGAGAAACATCAACTGGGAACCTGGGATTCAGTATTGACCCTGGATGCATTAAGTCTGGTATATCGTGGAATGAAGTCAATCAGGAATAAAATCAGCGATGACTTGTTCGAACAGGTTCTGAACATGGTTGCTCGAATTGATTCAAAAATGGTCTTGGAATTAAGTAAACTTTAA
- a CDS encoding type VI secretion protein IcmF/TssM N-terminal domain-containing protein, which produces MSYGIEKWWRNRKTEKQKLVGEKVETGGLSLTLYNAVNYIHQNNVAGGVKRFWHMPWVLFFGTPQASQMNVFKLHTHFNVGDTEDLELQRNKAVILEDYVMWYVDDTLLQTNTPRKIERQWQAFLETIKKGKKKQPAIQQIVVEIPASLLTGGNKGEISFYARSLRDRINQVSNITGYRQQVLFIITECQQLEGFDSYIQVIPESMLNQAMGYVVDDPMRNSSSSKPIQYLSERAQDVIDIILFNREKQFDSKVYQFPLSIAGLTEQYTVFSELFFSATSYSESPVLLGVYMTGTFVNKGIEDQAFAYDLIDKIQQRLMCPMMPLKNELARQQRREYIRLGLWYLACLGLAGYLYYVYTQTSKRLLDLVQLLPAEEVYGTSLEANLVEFNEFHILMNAVDRFKNQWQIKILPYRGGLTRLYDFFADLYATQFKAHALDILDSKILNLLRQGEAVSDREKAYLVQNMVTRVNAVQAKLGGADRPALMSMPNPEIRYLGYNNISEDIQNAFGVLYKDYVYWNNNQEALRLESIKLLRWLEDSHYLNSNLHWLVEWGNTRPGAYSIGLNDFWPGSISIHEYDVQPAFTIQGYLAINQLLEQIEFALPVYIDISRQESNFKVWYEETRVNKWQQFSLDFSNGERTLAYQFEWDQTFDSMMTPNGVYFSLMDRINNEFAHKLSIKNPRWIELIHQFAGLLNYQYESTEGVQLKELSNTLSKWGEVLNARPSQLNQPSQSIQTSNQPVPKDASPAEVKAASNQLNFDNQVDAAKAFLTYRGLLRRLYAKPFVQSVKAFASAKSLYESQSSLSRDTSNVIQAYQALLGIRRTMDHYDQLDDTNPFWVLMRGPLDFYIDYTNRYASCYIQQKWLDEVYLRTATIEGEDLNDLLFGKASVVYAFHEKYTKPFVKQVGNNFVPVYVLKHKFPLSIEYLQFLKSGLNMDTGDNSLVKIKKELDAKLPTDITIKAKPVNLQIGSTALPYKTVLNVKCNEEMVSLENFNYPSQKTIRKWTLESCGPVEIDIYFPAATLTIQYSGNDGFLRFLQDYSKGIVTYPVSLFPDQAKYLHANRINAIHVYYSLSGADDVTWQIGQYLAALKQIKVDKVKLEQVVKVPRIITDCWEQES; this is translated from the coding sequence ATGAGTTATGGAATAGAGAAGTGGTGGCGAAACCGCAAAACTGAAAAGCAGAAACTGGTTGGCGAAAAAGTAGAGACTGGCGGATTAAGCCTTACCCTCTATAATGCCGTTAACTATATCCATCAGAATAATGTTGCTGGTGGCGTCAAACGGTTCTGGCACATGCCCTGGGTCCTTTTCTTCGGTACGCCCCAGGCCTCTCAGATGAATGTCTTCAAACTCCACACCCATTTTAACGTCGGCGACACCGAAGATCTGGAGTTACAAAGAAATAAAGCAGTTATTCTCGAAGATTATGTGATGTGGTATGTAGACGATACCTTGTTACAGACCAATACGCCGAGGAAAATTGAGCGTCAATGGCAGGCATTTCTTGAAACCATAAAAAAAGGTAAAAAGAAACAACCGGCTATTCAGCAGATAGTGGTGGAGATACCAGCGTCCCTGTTAACCGGGGGTAATAAGGGTGAAATATCCTTTTATGCCCGATCATTAAGGGACAGAATTAATCAGGTGAGTAACATCACAGGTTATCGTCAGCAAGTCCTCTTTATAATTACAGAATGTCAACAGCTGGAAGGCTTTGATTCCTACATACAGGTTATTCCTGAAAGCATGCTGAATCAGGCAATGGGATATGTCGTTGATGATCCGATGCGAAACTCCTCATCCAGCAAACCGATACAATATTTAAGTGAGCGCGCTCAGGATGTTATTGATATCATCCTGTTTAACCGGGAGAAACAATTTGATTCCAAAGTGTATCAGTTCCCTTTGTCAATTGCGGGTTTAACGGAACAATATACCGTCTTTAGCGAGCTATTTTTCTCGGCAACCTCCTACAGCGAATCCCCGGTTTTGCTGGGTGTGTATATGACCGGGACTTTTGTGAATAAGGGAATTGAAGACCAGGCTTTCGCCTATGATCTGATTGATAAAATTCAGCAACGGCTAATGTGCCCAATGATGCCGCTGAAAAATGAACTGGCCAGGCAGCAACGAAGGGAATATATCAGGCTGGGTTTATGGTATTTGGCCTGTCTGGGTTTGGCGGGTTATTTATATTATGTTTATACCCAGACTTCCAAGCGTCTGCTCGATTTGGTTCAGCTCTTGCCGGCAGAAGAGGTTTATGGAACCAGTCTTGAGGCTAATCTGGTCGAATTTAACGAATTCCATATTCTGATGAATGCCGTGGATCGGTTTAAAAACCAATGGCAGATCAAAATACTCCCATACCGCGGAGGATTAACCCGTCTATATGATTTCTTTGCCGATTTGTATGCTACACAATTTAAAGCCCATGCCCTGGATATACTGGATAGTAAAATATTAAACCTGCTGCGCCAGGGCGAGGCGGTCAGTGATCGTGAGAAAGCTTATCTTGTACAGAATATGGTGACTCGTGTAAATGCTGTACAGGCCAAATTGGGGGGTGCTGACCGGCCAGCACTAATGAGTATGCCCAATCCCGAAATTCGCTATTTAGGCTACAACAATATTTCCGAAGATATTCAGAACGCTTTTGGTGTTTTATATAAAGATTATGTTTATTGGAATAACAATCAAGAAGCTTTGCGCCTTGAATCAATCAAGTTATTGCGTTGGCTTGAAGATTCCCATTATTTAAACTCCAATCTGCATTGGCTGGTTGAATGGGGAAATACTCGACCTGGCGCCTATAGTATTGGCCTGAATGATTTCTGGCCAGGCAGTATTAGTATTCATGAGTATGATGTCCAGCCTGCCTTCACCATCCAAGGCTATTTGGCCATTAACCAATTGTTGGAGCAAATCGAATTTGCACTGCCTGTTTACATTGACATTTCCCGTCAGGAAAGTAATTTCAAGGTATGGTATGAAGAAACGCGTGTTAACAAATGGCAGCAGTTTTCACTGGATTTCTCAAACGGCGAAAGAACCCTTGCCTATCAGTTTGAATGGGATCAGACCTTCGATAGTATGATGACTCCAAATGGAGTCTATTTCAGTTTAATGGATCGAATTAATAATGAGTTTGCGCATAAATTATCCATTAAAAACCCGAGATGGATTGAATTGATCCACCAGTTTGCCGGATTATTGAATTATCAGTACGAAAGCACTGAGGGCGTTCAGCTTAAAGAGTTATCCAACACCTTATCTAAATGGGGCGAGGTTCTTAATGCACGGCCTTCGCAGCTAAATCAGCCTTCACAATCAATTCAAACCTCCAATCAGCCGGTTCCCAAAGATGCCTCGCCTGCAGAAGTCAAAGCGGCCAGTAATCAGTTGAACTTTGATAACCAGGTTGATGCGGCTAAAGCCTTCTTGACATATCGGGGGCTGCTAAGACGATTGTATGCGAAACCCTTCGTTCAATCAGTGAAAGCCTTTGCCAGCGCCAAGAGCCTATATGAAAGCCAGTCCAGCCTGAGCCGGGACACGTCGAATGTTATCCAGGCTTATCAGGCTTTATTGGGTATCCGTCGCACTATGGATCATTATGACCAGCTGGATGATACCAATCCGTTTTGGGTGCTGATGCGCGGTCCGCTGGATTTCTATATTGATTATACCAATCGTTATGCTTCCTGCTATATTCAGCAAAAATGGCTGGATGAAGTCTATTTGCGCACAGCAACCATTGAAGGAGAGGACTTAAACGATTTATTATTCGGGAAGGCCAGCGTGGTCTACGCCTTCCATGAAAAATACACCAAACCCTTTGTGAAGCAGGTGGGGAATAACTTTGTGCCTGTTTATGTTCTCAAACATAAATTCCCTCTGTCCATAGAATACTTACAATTCCTGAAGTCTGGTTTAAATATGGATACCGGCGATAATAGCCTGGTAAAAATCAAGAAAGAATTGGATGCGAAATTGCCTACTGACATCACTATCAAGGCAAAACCGGTCAATCTGCAAATAGGTTCAACGGCTTTGCCCTATAAAACAGTGTTAAATGTCAAGTGCAATGAGGAAATGGTTTCTCTGGAAAACTTCAATTATCCATCGCAGAAAACCATCCGTAAATGGACCCTGGAGTCTTGCGGGCCAGTTGAAATTGATATTTATTTCCCGGCAGCTACCTTAACGATTCAATATTCCGGCAACGATGGGTTTTTACGCTTCTTACAGGATTACAGTAAAGGGATTGTCACCTATCCTGTAAGCCTGTTCCCTGATCAAGCCAAATATCTGCATGCCAATCGAATTAATGCTATCCATGTATACTATAGCTTGAGTGGTGCGGATGACGTAACCTGGCAGATTGGTCAATACCTTGCCGCCTTGAAACAAATTAAGGTGGACAAAGTAAAGTTGGAGCAAGTCGTTAAAGTGCCCCGTATTATTACCGATTGCTGGGAACAAGAGTCCTGA